GAGGTCGATGCGGCGGCGGCCAAGGCGGTCGTGGAGTCGGCGCGGTCCAAGGGCCAGTCGTTGCTCGGCGCCGCGATCGCCGGCGACATCTTGGCGCAGGTGGATGACTTCTCTTACCTCGATCCCATCGATGGGAGCACGAGCGCCAACCAGGGGTTGCGCGTCATGTTCGCCAGCGGGGCGCGGATCGTGTTCCGGCTGTCGGGGACCGGGACGGCGGGGGCGACGTTGCGGCTGTATGTGGAGTCGTATGAGGCGGATGCCGGACGGCAGGACCGGGATGCGCAGGAGGCGCTTAGGGGGGGCTACATCGCGGCAGCGTTGAGTTGTCGCGGTTGAAGGAGTTGATGGGGCGGGAGGGGCCGACGGTCATCACGTGAAGACGGTCAGGCGTGGCGAATCGACTACAACGAGCACCGTCTCCATTGCTCCTTGGGCGATCTGACGCCCGCGGAGTACGCCAGCCTTCATCAGGATACGCAGCCGTTAGTAGCTGTCTAACTCTCTGAAACAACTGTCCGCTTTCGGGTCCGGGACGAATCACCCCAGAAGTCGCTTTCTACACTGTCTTCTGACGGGGGAGCTTACCCCCTTGGCCTCGCGGACCGGAATCAAGGATGCACAACCTGTATCGGAAGCCGAGACTCCGTACTAGCAATCGCTATCGTCTTCCCATCAGCGTCCGCGAGCGAGTAGGCGCGCGCTGCCACTGCGGATGTACCGCCGTTGGTAGTTCTATCCGCAAGAAGCGCTATCTGACAGACCGATCCCTGCAACGCTACGGCGTACTGAATGACCTTCGCAGTGCCCCCGGATGCCTGCAATTGGCGAACGCATCGCCCACCCCCAGCACCTACAATTGCACCGATGCGAAGTCCATTGAGTGCGGTAAAGTCGTACGCAACGGCGTACGCGGCGCTTGCGATGGAGGGCCGAAGAGCGACCTCTACCCGCAGCGTGTCACCAACGCGAAGAATGGGCAAGGCGTCGCCACCGCCTGCCAGTAGTTTCAGCGGGGCCGTGGGATCGACCACGCGCACCACCGCATACGCCGTTCGATTCAGAAGAGACCATGTCAACGCAGCCACTCCGGCTCGCCGAAACTTCACCGTGCTTCCGCTCACCACGGCGACAGACGTGTCACTTGATGCCAGTAACGGTCGCCCCACGAGCTCCGTGGAGTTGAGAAACAACCGTGCGATGGCAATCTCCTTCGATTCGTTTGGCTCTCCGGCAAGGACGCCAACCGGAGCCTCGATACGTAGCCCGAGTGGTACGAGGACCTTCAGCGTTCTCTGAGTCTGGACCGGTCCTATGGTCAACGTGAGCGATACACTAGTATCGGCCCAGATGGCGGTCATGCCACCCAATCTCGCTCGTCCCCCCGCGAATGGGATGCTCTGGCGCACCAACTCCTCCAGCTGCACCTCTGATCAGCAGCTCAACTTCGCCCGACGTAGATAGAGCGACTCCGGACTGACCAAGGACAACTACCTCAACGGAATCAGGTAGCTTGTCTCCGAGAACGATCTGCTGCGGCAGTTGTGCGAGCTCGAGTCGCGCGATCGCATCGTCGGCTGGTGGCGGCACCGACGGCTCGTTCGAACATGCCGACAGCAGCAAAGCAAGCAACCCGACCTGACTGCCTCGTAGGATTCTTAGGCACCCTGATGCGCGTGTGAGCACAATATCCTCCCAATACTGTCTAGTTCGCTAAGGACATGCACTGACGACGCGCCCAATACTGCCAGACACGCCACTTCCACTACTGAACTGACCCAAGAGCGTCAGGTCATGCTGAGTGAGTTTCCCGTCTCCGTCGATATCGCCCAGCAAGTTCGTCCGTGCGGTTGGGGCCCTAAGTCCTACCACAAGTTGGTCCAGAACTCCCGCATCGCCCAGGTCTACGGTGCCATCACCTGTGAGATCACCGACGACCTCTTTCAAGACCATGCAGATGCGCGCATCCGATCGGAGGCGCTGGGGGGATGGTGCGGTGCCGGATCCGGAGACTCGATCTAGCACGACACTCAAGTCACTACCGATCAACGCTGAAGCGAACGGAACTGAGCGAATCGTTGCCGTGCCGATAATCGCCGATGTGCTGGACGCAACTCGCTGAAGCGTCAGCTGCAGAGTCTTTCCGTCAGGACTCGTGGACTGAGCTTGGATGCCCCACTCGGGACTGGCAGCAACCGCCAGCGTTGCCACATGCGCGGGATCGCGATTGATCGAGATCGCAAGCGTGTGCAGGGCCGAGGCGCTGATGCCCGACGCTTCCACTCGAAGGTCGACTTCGACCGACGCCGCCTCCCTCAGTTGGATCGGATTCTGCACGGGCGCCACAGCCACATAGCTCGACGTCACCGCGGATCGAAGCTGCGCGAGCACGTTCCCAGCGATCAGCGCTGCCCACTCGTACC
This sequence is a window from Gemmatimonadota bacterium. Protein-coding genes within it:
- a CDS encoding dockerin type I repeat-containing protein, encoding MLAQLRSAVTSSYVAVAPVQNPIQLREAASVEVDLRVEASGISASALHTLAISINRDPAHVATLAVAASPEWGIQAQSTSPDGKTLQLTLQRVASSTSAIIGTATIRSVPFASALIGSDLSVVLDRVSGSGTAPSPQRLRSDARICMVLKEVVGDLTGDGTVDLGDAGVLDQLVVGLRAPTARTNLLGDIDGDGKLTQHDLTLLGQFSSGSGVSGSIGRVVSACP